The following are encoded together in the Bradyrhizobium sp. CCGUVB1N3 genome:
- the dnaA gene encoding chromosomal replication initiator protein DnaA: MTSEQDRWSRVKGRLRTSVGEDVYTSWFARMDLEGVQEESVRLSVPTRFLKSWIQAHYAERVLSCWQAEMPEVHRIDLTVRTAVRPTIALKEAPAPIEAKRMDGRPSAELRATATAPVSANHDALGGSPLDPRLTFASFVVGRANTLAHAAARQVAEGRRGDPVMFNPLYIHAGVGLGKTHLLQAVTWAGNSGSERKVLYLTAEKFMYGFVAALKTQTALAFKEALRGIDVLVIDDLQFLQGKSTQAEFCHTLNALIDAGRQVVIAADRPPSDLESLDDRVRSRLAGGLVVEMGSLGEDLRLGILKSRVAAARAHHASFDVPEEVLNYLARTITHNGRDLEGSINRLLAHSKLNNQPVTLEMAEREVRDLIRPQEPKRIKIEDIQRVVARQYNVSRSDLLSSRRTANVVRPRQVAMYLAKTLTLRSLPEIGRRFGGRDHTTVLHAVRKIEALVSKDTALSEEVESLKRQLQE; encoded by the coding sequence ATGACATCGGAACAGGATCGCTGGTCACGCGTGAAGGGTCGGCTGCGCACGAGCGTTGGCGAGGACGTCTACACCAGCTGGTTTGCACGCATGGATCTCGAAGGAGTGCAGGAGGAAAGCGTGCGGCTTTCGGTTCCGACGCGCTTCCTGAAGAGCTGGATCCAGGCCCATTATGCCGAGCGCGTGCTCTCCTGTTGGCAGGCCGAGATGCCGGAAGTGCATCGTATCGACCTCACCGTGCGCACCGCTGTGCGCCCGACCATCGCACTCAAGGAAGCGCCGGCGCCGATCGAGGCCAAGCGCATGGACGGCCGCCCCTCGGCCGAGCTGCGCGCGACCGCGACCGCGCCGGTCTCCGCCAACCATGACGCGCTCGGCGGCTCGCCGCTCGATCCGCGCCTGACCTTTGCAAGCTTCGTCGTCGGCCGCGCCAACACGCTGGCGCATGCGGCGGCACGCCAGGTCGCGGAAGGACGCCGCGGCGATCCCGTGATGTTCAATCCGCTCTACATCCATGCCGGCGTTGGCCTCGGCAAGACGCATCTGCTCCAGGCGGTGACATGGGCCGGCAATTCCGGCAGCGAGCGCAAGGTGCTCTATCTCACCGCGGAAAAATTCATGTACGGCTTCGTCGCCGCGCTGAAGACGCAGACGGCGCTCGCCTTCAAGGAAGCGCTGCGCGGCATCGACGTGCTCGTCATCGACGACCTCCAGTTCCTCCAGGGCAAGTCGACGCAGGCCGAGTTCTGCCACACGCTGAATGCGCTGATCGATGCCGGTCGCCAGGTCGTGATCGCGGCCGACCGCCCGCCGTCCGATCTCGAGAGCCTGGACGATCGCGTCCGCTCGCGGCTCGCCGGCGGCCTTGTGGTCGAGATGGGATCGCTCGGAGAAGATTTGCGGCTTGGCATTCTCAAGTCGCGTGTCGCGGCTGCCCGCGCCCATCATGCAAGCTTCGACGTGCCCGAGGAGGTGCTGAACTATCTGGCGCGCACCATCACCCATAACGGCAGGGATCTCGAAGGCTCGATCAACCGGCTGCTTGCTCACTCGAAGCTGAACAACCAGCCGGTGACGCTGGAGATGGCCGAGCGCGAGGTGCGCGACCTGATCCGGCCGCAGGAGCCCAAGCGCATCAAGATCGAGGACATCCAGCGCGTGGTGGCGCGGCAATATAATGTCAGCCGTTCCGACCTCCTGTCCTCGCGCCGAACCGCCAACGTGGTCCGGCCGCGGCAGGTCGCGATGTACCTCGCCAAGACGCTGACCCTGCGCTCACTCCCGGAGATCGGCCGCCGCTTCGGCGGGCGCGACCACACCACGGTGCTGCACGCGGTGCGCAAAATCGAGGCACTGGTCAGCAAGGATACGGCGCTGTCCGAAGAGGTCGAATCCCTGAAGCGGCAGCTGCAGGAATAA
- the msrA gene encoding peptide-methionine (S)-S-oxide reductase MsrA, which translates to MLFMRKTTALPSAADALPGRAQPLPTATTHFVNGQKLKPPYPAGLEQAVFGLGCFWGAERKFWELGEGVYVTAVGYAGGHTPNPTYEEVCSGRTGHTEVVLVVYDPKKIPYERLLKAFWENHNPTQGMRQGNDVGTQYRSAIYTYSDAQKKAADESRALYQKALAAKGLSAITTEIAPAGEFYFAEDYHQQYLAKNPAGYCGLGGTGVSCPIGVGVSA; encoded by the coding sequence ATGCTGTTCATGCGCAAGACCACTGCACTCCCGAGCGCAGCCGATGCGCTGCCGGGCCGTGCGCAGCCTTTGCCCACCGCCACCACCCATTTCGTCAACGGCCAGAAGCTCAAGCCGCCTTACCCTGCGGGTCTCGAGCAGGCCGTGTTCGGGCTCGGTTGCTTCTGGGGCGCCGAGCGCAAGTTCTGGGAGCTCGGCGAGGGCGTCTACGTCACCGCGGTCGGCTATGCCGGCGGCCATACGCCCAATCCCACCTACGAAGAGGTCTGCTCGGGCCGCACCGGCCACACCGAGGTGGTGCTGGTCGTGTACGATCCGAAGAAGATCCCTTACGAGCGCCTGTTGAAGGCGTTCTGGGAGAACCACAACCCGACGCAAGGCATGCGCCAGGGCAATGACGTCGGCACGCAATATCGAAGCGCGATCTACACCTATAGCGATGCGCAGAAGAAGGCGGCCGACGAGTCCAGGGCGCTCTATCAGAAGGCGCTCGCAGCCAAGGGCCTCAGCGCCATCACCACCGAGATCGCGCCCGCCGGCGAGTTCTATTTCGCCGAGGATTACCACCAGCAATATCTCGCCAAGAATCCGGCCGGCTATTGCGGCCTCGGCGGCACCGGCGTCTCGTGCCCGATCGGCGTCGGCGTGAGCGCGTAA
- a CDS encoding polysaccharide biosynthesis/export family protein: protein MAPVRVARAFRLSILAASAALALGGCMQTVGPVAVAQPRSDLDYMAYGQPAGPQPVAVVDNSGGGAIGALRNSFAAAPAPVDVGYAAPMPVPVRYDASYHLDAGDKLRVVIYGQEGLTNTYAIDAGGAITMPLIGAVPARGRTTAGLASEIAARLRNGYIREPSVAVEIEAYRPFFILGEVAAPGQYPYVPNMTVESAVAIAGGFSPRAKRDVVTVTRSDAGGAMRAVVPLGTPLGPGDTVYVGERWF from the coding sequence ATGGCTCCAGTGCGGGTTGCGCGCGCGTTTCGATTGTCGATCTTGGCAGCGTCCGCCGCGCTCGCCCTTGGCGGCTGCATGCAAACCGTCGGTCCCGTCGCGGTCGCGCAGCCGCGCAGCGATCTCGACTACATGGCCTATGGCCAGCCCGCCGGGCCGCAGCCTGTTGCCGTCGTCGACAATTCCGGTGGCGGCGCCATCGGCGCGCTCCGCAATTCCTTTGCCGCAGCTCCCGCGCCCGTAGATGTCGGCTATGCCGCGCCCATGCCGGTGCCGGTGCGCTATGACGCGTCCTATCACCTCGATGCCGGCGACAAGCTGCGCGTCGTGATCTACGGTCAGGAAGGTCTCACCAACACCTACGCCATCGATGCCGGCGGCGCGATCACCATGCCGTTGATCGGCGCGGTGCCGGCGCGCGGCCGCACCACGGCCGGGCTCGCCTCCGAAATCGCCGCGCGCCTGCGCAACGGCTATATCCGCGAGCCCTCGGTGGCGGTCGAGATCGAAGCCTATCGTCCCTTCTTCATTCTGGGCGAGGTCGCCGCGCCCGGACAGTATCCTTACGTGCCGAACATGACCGTCGAGAGCGCCGTCGCGATCGCCGGCGGCTTCTCGCCGCGCGCCAAACGCGACGTGGTCACGGTGACCCGCAGCGATGCCGGTGGCGCGATGCGCGCCGTGGTGCCGCTCGGCACGCCGCTCGGCCCGGGCGACACGGTGTACGTCGGCGAACGCTGGTTCTAA
- a CDS encoding SGNH/GDSL hydrolase family protein produces MSTFGACRRVVGRTPSQHPFLVQLNEVLMARRILCFGDSLTWGWIAVREGAPTTRFPYPERWTGIMASRLGSDYEIVEEGLSARTTAIDDPVDPRLNGSAYLPSALASHLPLDLVIIMLGTNDAKSYYHRTPYEIALGMSKLVGQVLTSTGGVGTVYGAPQVLVVAPPPLAPVADPWLQGMFEGGREKTMELATQYRSLANFMKVDFFDAGSVISTGGLDGIHFSAKNNVDLGYALANQVFEIFSRTAQ; encoded by the coding sequence TTGTCGACTTTTGGCGCATGCCGGCGGGTCGTTGGTCGGACTCCTTCACAGCATCCGTTCCTAGTTCAACTGAACGAGGTTCTCATGGCCAGGCGAATCCTGTGTTTTGGCGACTCTCTGACTTGGGGGTGGATTGCCGTTCGCGAGGGAGCACCAACGACAAGATTTCCTTATCCGGAGCGGTGGACGGGGATCATGGCCTCCAGACTTGGGTCCGACTACGAAATCGTGGAGGAAGGTCTGAGTGCACGAACGACAGCGATCGATGATCCCGTTGATCCGCGCCTGAACGGATCCGCCTATCTGCCCTCCGCGCTGGCAAGCCACCTTCCGCTGGACCTCGTCATCATCATGCTCGGAACGAACGATGCGAAGAGTTACTATCATCGCACGCCATATGAGATTGCGCTCGGCATGTCGAAGCTGGTCGGCCAGGTCCTCACGTCGACGGGTGGCGTCGGCACGGTTTACGGAGCCCCTCAGGTGCTCGTTGTGGCGCCGCCTCCACTTGCGCCCGTAGCCGATCCCTGGCTCCAGGGAATGTTCGAGGGCGGGCGCGAGAAGACGATGGAGCTTGCGACACAGTACAGGTCTCTGGCCAACTTCATGAAGGTCGACTTCTTCGACGCAGGAAGCGTGATCTCAACAGGCGGTCTGGATGGAATCCATTTCTCCGCGAAAAACAATGTCGATCTCGGCTACGCCCTGGCTAACCAAGTCTTTGAGATCTTTTCGCGCACAGCACAGTGA
- the dnaN gene encoding DNA polymerase III subunit beta, translating into MKVTVERAQLLKSLGHVHRVVERRNTIPILGNVLVRAEGAKLSLKATDLDLEVTETLPAETATAGSTTVPAHMFYDIVRKLPDGSQIVLEGDGDRSVLAIRAGRSRFTLQTLPENDFPDLAAGDMSHSFNLAAKDVKRLIDRTQFAISTEETRYYLNGIYLHAAGSAKAATLRGVATDGHRLAQLDLVQPTGAAGMPGVIVPRKTVGEVQRLIEDSEAEVTIELSQAKIRFTIGNVVLTSKLIDGTFPDYGRVIPQNNDKELVVDKKDFEAAVDRVSTISSERGRAVKLSLSAGKLVLSVTNPDSGSATEELEVEYASDALDIGFNSRYLLDIAAQIEGEVATLKLADPGSPTLVQDRDDKSALYVLMPMRV; encoded by the coding sequence ATGAAGGTTACGGTCGAACGCGCGCAACTCCTGAAATCGCTGGGCCACGTCCATCGCGTGGTCGAGCGCCGCAACACGATCCCGATCCTCGGTAACGTGCTGGTGCGTGCAGAAGGCGCAAAACTGTCGCTGAAGGCGACCGACCTCGATCTCGAGGTGACGGAGACGCTGCCTGCGGAAACCGCGACCGCCGGTTCCACGACCGTGCCGGCGCACATGTTCTACGACATCGTGCGCAAACTGCCCGACGGCTCGCAGATCGTGCTGGAAGGCGACGGCGACCGCTCCGTGCTGGCGATCCGTGCCGGCCGCTCGCGCTTCACGCTCCAGACGCTGCCGGAGAATGATTTTCCCGATCTTGCGGCCGGCGACATGTCGCATTCCTTCAACCTCGCCGCCAAGGACGTGAAGCGGCTGATCGACCGCACCCAGTTCGCGATCTCGACCGAGGAGACGCGCTACTATCTCAACGGCATCTATCTGCATGCCGCAGGCTCAGCCAAAGCCGCGACCTTGCGCGGCGTTGCCACCGACGGCCACCGCCTCGCCCAGCTCGATCTGGTGCAGCCCACCGGTGCCGCCGGCATGCCCGGCGTGATCGTACCGCGCAAGACCGTCGGCGAGGTGCAGCGCCTGATCGAGGACAGCGAGGCCGAAGTCACGATCGAGCTGTCGCAGGCCAAGATCCGCTTCACCATCGGCAATGTGGTGCTGACGTCAAAGCTGATCGACGGCACTTTCCCCGACTACGGCCGCGTCATCCCGCAGAACAACGACAAGGAACTGGTCGTCGACAAGAAGGATTTCGAGGCCGCTGTCGACCGTGTCTCCACCATCTCCAGCGAGCGCGGCCGCGCGGTGAAGCTCTCGCTCTCCGCGGGCAAGCTGGTGCTATCGGTCACCAATCCGGATTCCGGCAGCGCGACCGAAGAGCTCGAGGTCGAATACGCCTCCGACGCGCTCGACATCGGCTTCAACTCCCGCTACCTGCTCGACATCGCCGCCCAGATCGAGGGCGAGGTCGCAACCCTTAAGCTCGCCGACCCGGGTTCACCGACCCTCGTCCAGGACCGCGACGACAAGAGCGCGCTATACGTGCTGATGCCGATGCGGGTGTGA
- the rpsT gene encoding 30S ribosomal protein S20: MANTTSAKKATRKIARRTAVNKSRRTQMRGAVRTVEEAIKAGDRAAALKALANAEPALMRAAQRNIVHKNNASRKVSRLTHQIAKLGK; this comes from the coding sequence ATGGCCAACACCACTTCCGCCAAGAAAGCGACGCGCAAGATTGCCCGTCGTACCGCCGTCAACAAGTCGCGTCGCACCCAGATGCGCGGCGCAGTCCGCACCGTCGAAGAGGCGATCAAAGCCGGCGATCGCGCCGCCGCGCTGAAGGCGCTGGCGAACGCCGAGCCCGCCCTGATGCGTGCCGCGCAGCGCAACATCGTTCACAAGAACAACGCGAGCCGCAAAGTGTCGCGGCTGACGCATCAGATCGCCAAGCTCGGCAAGTAA